Part of the Streptomyces europaeiscabiei genome is shown below.
ACATCAAGGTCTCGATCCGCAACGGCGGCCACTCCTACGGGGGCTGGTCCTCCGGCAACGGCCGCCTGGTCGTGGACGTCTCGAAGCTGAGCAAGGTCCGCGCCTCCGCGAACGAGGCGGTGGTCGGCGCCGGCGCGAAGCTCATCGACGTCTACCGCGCCCTGGCCGCGAAGGGCGTGACCATCCCCGCCGGCTCCTGCCCGACCGTGGGCGTCTCCGGCCTGACCCTCGGCGGCGGCCACGGCGTGACCTCCCGCGCCTACGGCCTGACCTGCGACAGCCTCACCCAGGCCACCCTGATCACCGCGGACGGCAAACAGCTGATCGCGAACGCCACGACGAACAAGGACCTCTTCTGGGCCCTACGAGGCGCGGGCAACGGCAACTTCGGGGTGGTCACCGAACTCCGCTTCAAGACCCACCCGGCCCCCCAGGGCGTCACCGCGTACGTCACGTGGCCGTGGTCCAAGGCCGCCGCCGTACTGAAGGCCTGGCAGGAGTGGGGCCCGACGCAGCCCGACGAGATCTGGTCCTCCTGCCACCTGGAGAACGGGGGCAGCCCGTCCGTCGCGGTCGCCGCCTTCTCCCTCGGCACATACGGCGACCTCGAGAACGCCCTCGACCGCCTTGCGGACCGCGTCGGCACCCCGGCCCGCAGTGTCTCCCTGCGGCGCCGCTCGTACGAGGATGCCATGGAGGGCTACGCGGGCTGCGCCTCCTTCTCGACCGACGCCAAGTGCCACCTTCCCGGCTCGACCCCGGGCCGCTCCCCCCAGGGC
Proteins encoded:
- a CDS encoding FAD-binding oxidoreductase, with protein sequence MERRTFIGGGAAALTTLTASACTGTDTGTGTRATDTSLRTTATGAGTASKATVANWSALARDLDGPLVRPGDKAWSTARQLYNTRFDTLKPTAVAYVAHSDDIRTTLAYARAHDIKVSIRNGGHSYGGWSSGNGRLVVDVSKLSKVRASANEAVVGAGAKLIDVYRALAAKGVTIPAGSCPTVGVSGLTLGGGHGVTSRAYGLTCDSLTQATLITADGKQLIANATTNKDLFWALRGAGNGNFGVVTELRFKTHPAPQGVTAYVTWPWSKAAAVLKAWQEWGPTQPDEIWSSCHLENGGSPSVAVAAFSLGTYGDLENALDRLADRVGTPARSVSLRRRSYEDAMEGYAGCASFSTDAKCHLPGSTPGRSPQGALGRETYAARSDFFDRSISSAGIQTLLTQITGVKGGAGSIALTALGGEINRVSPTATAFVHRRSRMLAQYLASWKSGTSGTTAQSWLTTAHRSMTRHASGAAYQNYADPTLTNWKKAYYGDAVPRLTTLKKKYDPKRFFTFPQAL